In one window of Archocentrus centrarchus isolate MPI-CPG fArcCen1 chromosome 11, fArcCen1, whole genome shotgun sequence DNA:
- the LOC115787749 gene encoding uncharacterized protein LOC115787749, protein MNTDVRRRMGVAPIADKIREARFRWYGHVVRGNEHLVARTARYLSPWGKRPPRKAKEAAARLDERRYDARGRGARGKRRDGQVHQCCLPGERLASGCTVGRSLFVSESESRVSVQSEVFVQRLNEFVSLWWTFGGGTRLDVGSDTRPILTVLPPSSEELQQGNATITCLANKGFPSDWRLSWKVDGSGSISWEESRSPLVLHKDGLYSWSSTLRLPADRWGKVGSVTCEATQGCQTLVSEPLRRDQCSQS, encoded by the exons ATGAACACGGACGTCCGAAGACGCATGGGGGTGGCCCCGATTGCAGACAAGATCCGAGAGGCCCGCTTCAGATGGTACGGACATGTTGTCCGCGGTAATGAGCACTTGGTGGCCAGGACTGCTCGGTATCTAAGCCCATGGGGGAAGAGGCCCCCGAGGAAGGCCAAAGAAGCGGCGGCTCGACTGGATGAAAGAAGATATGATGCACGTGGGCGTGGCGccagaggaaaaagaagagatggCCAGGTACATCAGtgttgcttacctggggaacgTCTGGCATCAGGATGCACTGTGGGAAGAAG tttgtttgtctcagagtcagagagccgtgtctctgtgcagtcagaggtttttgtacagcGGCTCAAtgagtttgtatcactgtggtggacgtttggtggaggaaccagACTGGATGTTGGAA GTGATACTCGTCCCATCCTGACAGTGCTGCCCccctccagtgaggagctgcagcagggcaATGCCACAATCACATGTCTGGCCAACAAGGGCTTCCCCTCAGACTGGAGGCTGTCCTGGAAGGTGGACGGCAGCGGCAGCATCAGctgggaggagagcaggagcCCTTTGGTGCTGCACAAGGACGGCCtctacagctggagcagcaccctgaGGCTCCCTGCAGATCGGTGGGGGAAGGTgggctctgtgacctgtgaggccACCCAGGGCTGCCAGACTCTGGTCTCAGAGCCACTCAGGAgagaccagtgttcccagtcctga